One segment of Streptosporangium brasiliense DNA contains the following:
- a CDS encoding sensor histidine kinase codes for MNLARLVDAEISRRSDRDRVQLSMDPYVTVDAVEDQIGRVLSNLLDNAHRHAERLVLVQVRREAGAAELTVTNDGRGVPEADRDRIFDLFARVDTSRSRDLGGTGLGLTIAREITQAHHGTLTVEGTPAGGVRFVLRLPVNAEPDL; via the coding sequence GTGAATCTGGCGAGGCTGGTCGACGCCGAGATCTCCCGGCGGAGCGACCGGGACCGGGTCCAACTAAGCATGGACCCGTACGTCACCGTCGACGCCGTCGAGGACCAGATCGGCCGGGTGCTCAGCAACCTGTTGGACAACGCCCACCGGCACGCCGAGCGGCTGGTGCTGGTGCAGGTGCGCCGCGAAGCGGGCGCCGCCGAACTGACCGTGACCAACGACGGCCGGGGCGTGCCCGAGGCCGACCGGGACCGGATCTTCGATCTGTTCGCCCGGGTGGACACCTCCCGTAGCCGTGACCTCGGGGGAACGGGACTCGGTCTGACGATCGCCCGGGAAATCACCCAGGCCCATCACGGCACCCTGACCGTCGAGGGAACCCCGGCCGGAGGCGTGCGCTTCGTGCTCCGGCTGCCCGTCAACGCGGAACCGGATCTGTGA
- a CDS encoding TetR/AcrR family transcriptional regulator has translation MDRVRIMRVADALFNERGVHAVDMATIRDISGVPLKRIYATFASKDELIHEVLRQRDIDARAAIVRYVDSHADAPVDSILAVFDYLYNWFSQPEFRGCFFINAFGEMGSVSDRIADITRVHKCAVTDYFSELVAAAGLPADVADQLSILVNGAMATAGIFATPETAHQAKAIARLLIDASGGPDAGRTGMPAPLAPAGA, from the coding sequence ATGGATCGAGTGAGGATCATGCGGGTGGCCGACGCGCTCTTCAACGAACGCGGTGTGCACGCGGTCGATATGGCCACCATCCGCGATATTTCGGGTGTGCCACTCAAGCGGATCTACGCGACCTTCGCGTCCAAGGACGAACTGATACACGAGGTGCTCCGCCAGCGTGACATCGATGCCCGCGCGGCCATCGTCCGATACGTCGACTCCCACGCCGACGCCCCCGTGGACAGCATCCTGGCCGTCTTCGACTACCTCTACAACTGGTTCAGCCAGCCGGAATTCCGCGGCTGCTTCTTCATCAACGCCTTCGGCGAGATGGGAAGCGTCTCCGACCGCATCGCCGACATCACCCGTGTCCACAAGTGCGCGGTGACGGACTACTTCAGCGAGCTCGTGGCGGCGGCGGGCCTGCCCGCGGACGTCGCCGACCAGTTGTCGATCCTCGTGAACGGCGCCATGGCGACCGCCGGCATTTTCGCCACCCCCGAGACGGCCCACCAGGCCAAGGCCATCGCACGCCTTCTGATCGACGCCTCCGGCGGGCCGGACGCCGGCCGGACCGGCATGCCGGCACCCCTGGCACCGGCCGGAGCGTGA
- a CDS encoding low temperature requirement protein A → MSAASDAGLRRAVSPLELFFDLVFVFAVGQLAEHLHTELSWRGAAEVVETLGAESGD, encoded by the coding sequence GTGAGCGCAGCGTCAGACGCCGGCCTGCGCCGTGCCGTATCCCCGCTGGAGCTGTTCTTCGACCTGGTCTTCGTCTTCGCCGTCGGGCAGCTCGCGGAGCACCTGCACACCGAGCTGTCCTGGCGCGGCGCCGCCGAGGTGGTCGAGACGCTGGGCGCCGAAAGTGGGGACTGA
- a CDS encoding aldo/keto reductase, whose translation MKLNNGVKIPQLGFGVFQVPDDQTTSAVTAALQAGYRSIDTAAIYGNEAGVGRALASGLPREELFVTTKLWNADQGYEATLRAFDASLAKLGLDYLDLYLIHWPTPARDLYLDSWRAIERLVQEGRIRAAGVSNFQPTHLKRLLDNSALVPAVNQVELHPGLQQAALRAFHAEHNIATEAWSPLAQGAVLDDPVITAIAGRTGKSPAQVVLRWHLQLGNIVIPKSVTPARIHQNLDVFDLQLTDEDMAAIAATDRDLRTGPHPDRFN comes from the coding sequence GTGAAGCTGAACAACGGCGTCAAGATTCCCCAGCTCGGCTTCGGAGTCTTCCAAGTCCCCGACGACCAGACCACCTCCGCCGTCACCGCCGCGCTTCAGGCCGGCTACCGCAGCATCGACACCGCGGCGATCTACGGCAACGAGGCCGGTGTCGGCCGGGCCCTGGCCTCCGGGCTGCCGCGCGAGGAGCTGTTCGTCACCACCAAACTGTGGAACGCCGACCAGGGATACGAGGCCACCCTGCGCGCCTTCGACGCCAGCCTCGCCAAGCTCGGCCTCGACTACCTCGACCTCTACCTGATCCACTGGCCCACCCCCGCCCGCGACCTCTACCTGGACTCCTGGCGGGCCATCGAGCGCCTCGTCCAGGAGGGGCGGATCCGCGCCGCGGGCGTGTCGAACTTCCAGCCCACCCACCTCAAGCGCCTGCTGGACAACAGCGCGCTCGTCCCGGCGGTCAACCAGGTCGAGCTGCACCCCGGCCTCCAGCAGGCCGCGCTGCGCGCCTTCCACGCCGAGCACAACATCGCCACCGAGGCATGGAGCCCGCTCGCCCAAGGCGCCGTCCTGGACGACCCGGTGATCACCGCGATTGCCGGGCGCACCGGCAAGTCCCCAGCCCAGGTGGTGCTGCGCTGGCACCTGCAGCTGGGCAACATCGTCATCCCCAAGTCGGTCACCCCGGCCCGTATCCACCAGAACCTCGACGTCTTTGACCTCCAGCTGACCGACGAGGACATGGCCGCGATCGCCGCGACCGACCGCGACCTGCGCACCGGCCCCCACCCGGACCGGTTCAACTGA
- a CDS encoding nuclear transport factor 2 family protein encodes MTRTPQEVFADHGNRLGAGDPDLISQNYTEDAVFLTPEGVLTGRQGVKEGIGRLLADLPDADWRLTPQFAGNVLFLQWTATTATHQVTDGVDTFVFRDDLISAQTVRYTPSPRTA; translated from the coding sequence ATGACCCGCACTCCGCAGGAGGTCTTCGCCGACCACGGCAACCGCCTGGGCGCCGGGGACCCCGATCTGATCAGCCAGAACTACACGGAGGACGCCGTCTTCCTCACCCCCGAAGGCGTCCTGACAGGTCGTCAGGGGGTGAAGGAGGGCATCGGCCGCCTGCTGGCCGACCTCCCGGACGCCGACTGGCGGCTGACCCCGCAGTTCGCCGGGAACGTCCTGTTCCTGCAGTGGACCGCCACCACCGCCACCCACCAGGTCACCGACGGCGTCGACACCTTCGTCTTCCGGGACGACCTCATCAGCGCACAGACCGTCCGCTACACCCCCTCCCCGCGTACCGCCTGA
- a CDS encoding GlcG/HbpS family heme-binding protein: MSTTTTAPLTVTDAETLILAARRAADAAGVPASITVLDAGGNLLAFRRDERAVLISGETSTAKAYTALQLNAPTADLVDLSSRTALPLPAHRAEQALLFIAGGVPIRRDGQLIGALGLGGGAPEQDHAFATAALKELG; the protein is encoded by the coding sequence ATGAGCACCACCACCACGGCCCCGCTGACCGTTACCGACGCGGAGACCCTCATCCTCGCCGCCCGCCGCGCCGCCGACGCGGCGGGCGTCCCCGCCAGCATCACCGTCCTCGACGCCGGCGGAAACCTGCTGGCCTTCCGCCGCGACGAGCGCGCCGTACTCATCTCCGGTGAAACCAGCACGGCCAAGGCCTACACCGCCCTTCAGCTGAACGCGCCGACCGCCGACCTGGTCGACCTGTCAAGCCGGACGGCCCTTCCACTCCCTGCCCACCGCGCTGAACAAGCCCTGCTGTTCATCGCCGGCGGCGTGCCCATCCGCCGCGACGGACAGCTCATCGGCGCCCTCGGCCTCGGTGGCGGTGCCCCCGAGCAGGACCACGCCTTTGCCACCGCCGCACTCAAGGAACTCGGCTGA